A stretch of the Papaver somniferum cultivar HN1 chromosome 6, ASM357369v1, whole genome shotgun sequence genome encodes the following:
- the LOC113286771 gene encoding uncharacterized protein LOC113286771, which translates to MSFYPFFAQVFRLMTRCDSKMIGCLWMNNWVQQSLRRLFEKRRRIPVLWFLRVVGFTEIIQFGCESHYEMRCSNEMLRCLFYSCPNSFKYVTGVIFVVDALERDLKMQYQSL; encoded by the exons ATGTccttttatcctttctttgctcAGGTATTCAGATTGATGACGAGGTGCGACTCGAAGATGATTGGGTGCCTATGGATGAACAACTGGGTGCAGCAGAGCTTGAGGAGGTTATTCGAAAAAAGGAGGCGCATTCCAGTGTTGTGGTTCTTGAGAGT GGTAGGTTTCACCGAAATCATACAGTTTGGATGTGAATCTCACTATGAAATGAGATGCAGTAACGAGATGCTTCGGTGTTTGTTTTATTCTTGTCCTAACAGTTTCAAATATGTCACCGGGGTAATCTTTGTTGTCGATGCCCTTGAAAG GGATCTTAAAATGCAATATCAGTCTCTTTGA